Genomic DNA from Anguilla anguilla isolate fAngAng1 chromosome 17, fAngAng1.pri, whole genome shotgun sequence:
TTTACAAAAGATGAGGTGTGATCAGCTTCTGTGGCCTCAGTTTGAAATGCTAACGACGGTTGTATTGAAACTGCCCTGTATTACAGCTGCCTCAAGGTGTGCTGGAGGCAGTAGCCTCTGTTTTTACGGAAGGGGCAAATAGACCCTGGGCCAAATGGGGGGGAAAACTGGAACAGAATTCCGTGACCCTGGAAAAAGGTGGTTGGGACACTCCTGGAAATCTGTGGAAtagaatcaatcaatcagtcaatcaatcaatcaatcaatcaatcaataaatcaaatcactTTAACTTTAGTGTCCCATTCTTGGGTTGGCTGGTTTTGCAGAAGTATAACTACACACAGGACTACACACAACATGCATAATTACGTCATGTTAATatgcaatgcaaataataattcattaaaaattcaagAGAAATTCTGCCTATGTTCTTAGCCGTTTCTGTTTGGCGTGCAGGCTGgtttttatacttctgcgttTCTGTGGGCTTCTTCCAGATGGGTAAAGCTGAGGGGATCATAAACGACGAAATACCCAATTGCTGGGAGTGTCCGAAGTGTCACAAGGAAGGCAAGACCAGCAAGGTGAGGCAACTCCCATGGTCCTTTGTAAACCGCAGGAACCGTAGGCACTACAACTCCTGTGATCCATTGTAAATCACATGAACCGTCGACACTACTACTCCCATGATCCTTTGTAAACCGCAGGAACCATACAACTCCCGTGATTCTTTGTAAACCACTGGAACTGTAGCTGGCAGACAGAGGGGGAAATGTGGATGAtaccccctttcccccccgcccccccccaccccttcctgtTCCCTCCCCAGGACCAGGCTGACGGCTCAGGGAAGCGGCGGATGGATAACGGAGAGGTGGGGCGGTGGAAGCTGACGGACGACCCCCCTCCCAACAAGAAGAAGACCGTCTCCTCTGAGGACGGGGGTAGGCAGGACGGCCACAAGCGCAAGAAGGAGAAAGAGCTTCCTCAGGACAGCGGGCCCAAAAAGAAGGTCAGAGGTCCCACTGAGGTCTTAGGGGAGGGTTCAGGGTCGCGGGTGTGGTTTCCATTTCAGCTCCACCATTTCGGTCAAATCTGGTTATGGCAGCTTTCTAAGACATTAATTGGATATCTGTTCATTTCCTGCATCGATTGGACGGGAATTGAaattgacccctgaccctgctAGAGGGGGTCAGgttctgtctgttctctctcagtTTGGGAGGTGGCAGAGTGGTAGGTGGTCTACCGAATCTAATTGTGCCCAATGTGAAGACTACAACTGCAGCTTCGTCCACCTGACGGATGAGTGTAAAATTTTGCGCTGTGGTTTGGGAGAGACCGTATGTGTCTGCTGCCCCTTGTCACCATGTCCAGTGATGTCATCGGGAATTGTAATGCTGCCCGTGCATCTTCCCACATGGATATAAACGAATGCGTTCCTGGCAGGAGCAGCCAATCGAACGCCAGCATTGCGGCTTCTGACCATAACGTAACTCTGACGTGCCTTCGCTGTAATGAAGTGGTCAGTTTGTTCTGAGCTGCGTTTGTGATGCACGTACACGCGTGTTATCAGCGTTACGTGGGTCCGGGAGGCCCAAAACCTGCCGGGGAAAAAGGCTCGGGCAGATGTGAGTGTAATAAGGGCAAGGCACATTAATGGCTCTGACTGGGCtgctttctccatctctccccctccctccctccccctctccctctctcactctctcagatgaaaggaggaaaagaaaaacacttgaaaaaGGTACTTCTGTCTGTTGGTAATAAAACGGCTATATATAGACTGCGGACGtgttcatacattttaatgtctGTAATTAGCTATTCTAATTTCACGTGGGTTTTAACAGAAAAGCGAAGAAACATCTCTGATGTATTTGGATGTAATATTGCATGAATTTAGCTGGTGCTATTATCAGGACTGATTTACAATGCGAGAGGGAATCGAGGTGCATTTCCCTGAGATTTGAATGTGGAGCTTGGGTGTATCTCTTTGTACTTTGCCAGCTGCTCAGTACGAATGTATGTCGTTGCCATTGCtgactgaatttttttatttatcaaatttaatttaattttttttcagaaacagaaaatgaattctTCGGACACTGGGGGGTTTAACTCTTCCTCGGGCTCCGGCCAGGGctccgggggggcgggcggcgcCCCGTCCCAGACCAGCGCCCCCGCGGCGAGCCAGCCGGCCGACCAGCGCTCGCACCAGCGCGAGAAGCTGGAGCGCTTCAAGCGCATGTGCCAGCTGCTGGAGCGCGTGCAGGAGTCCAGCTCGTCCAGCTCGTCCAGCTCAGAGTCCGACTCCGCCTCCGACTCGCACTCCAGCTCCGAGGCCTGCGGGAGCTCCGAGCCCGCCTCCCCGGTCCCCTACGGCGGGCGCGGCgggggcgcggcggcggcggccacgGCGGCCGCTAGCGCGCGCGAACGCAACCGCGAACGGTACCGGCGCCTGGCCGAGCTGGGCTTCAGCGCCAGCGACGACTCggacggcgacggcggcggcggcgaggaggaggacggcGAGGGCGGGGCCGAGAGGCCCGGCCGGAGGGGCGACGCCCAGTCCCGCGGCCGCAAGGGCCCCGCCGCCGAGGAGGCGGAGGACAAGGAGGAGGAACGGGGGCGGAAACCCCCCCTctcgcccccgccctccccgctCTCCTCCACCCAGCCGTCGCCCTCCTCCACCCACACGCCCCTCATCCTGCAGGACGGGGGCGGCGGCTCCGGCAAGCACAGCAACGGCTCGGAGACGCGGAACGGCCGCACCCGGGCTGGGGGGCGCGACCCGGCCGGCCCGGAGAAGAACATGGTGGGGGGGTCCAACCACCGGCGCAGCAAAGGGGGGAGCCGCGGGAGCAAGCTGCACGGGGGCCGGCAGGCGCAGCAGCGCAGCAGCAccaacggcggcggcggcggggggggcctGGGCCCCGCCGCCAACTCCACCACGAACTCGACCACCGAGAGCCCCACGGGCGCCGCCTCCTCGCCCCACCCGTCCCGCCTGGGCCCCCGGTCCCAGGTCCTCAAGCGCAGCCCCCCCGCCGTGCCCTCGCCCCCCCGGCCCGTGCAGATGGAGAGGCACCTGGTGCGCCCCCCGCCGGCCTGCCCCGAGCCGCACTGCCTCCCGCTGGACTGCGGCAAGGCCCACGTCATGCCCCGGGACGTGTGGCTCCGAGTCTTCCAGCACCTCAGCCAGAGGGAGCTGTGCGTCTGCATGCGGGTGTGCCGGACCTGGAGCCGGTGGTGAGTCTGCCGTCGGCCCGGAACGCGTTCCGCCGGTTGGGCGTGGCCGCGGGCGtgggcgcgggcgcgggcgtGGGCGCGGGCGTGGGCGTCGACGGCGCAGCTCGGGTCTGGAgcgcagggatcagcaactcgcGGTCCTCGAATGGCCtggaactgctggttttccaccctgcCTTTGCCTGGGGAGTCAGGTGCGAaggcagtctggccaatcagtaatCACtgattacccgggagaaaagaaaaccagggctggatttggactcgagggccagagttgatgatctcTGGTCTACAGCTTCTCGCCACGCTGCCGTTGATTCCCCTAGTAGTCTAGTATAAAAGTATGTTTGTTGTTGCTGAAtatgctaacattagctttaGCTTTGATGAGTCACAGGGGTGATCATTGTAGTCAAATGTAGCCTTTCCGTACCAAATTGCCTCATAAcggtgctgtttgtttttgaatatgTCGGTAGGACAGTTCACGGGTgcgcaaattttttttttttcagttgtcgCCCAGAGAATATTGATCCATGTTTGTTGTGACCCAACCCAAAGttgcttttattattcatgacgattgtttgtttgtctgacaATATCAATGCCTACTATCAAATCAGGTCACCTGTGCAGTGTAGAATTTCTCTTTCTGGCTGGTGAGGTGAGCTAGTTAGCTTAGTAGCCGGCGTAGTAGAAAGTGTAGCCATTTTATATTCTTTCTAGTTAGCTGGCTATCGTAGCTATTAGCTAGTAcggagtcttttttttaatttttaaccgCAATATTACTTGCTGGCTGAAGGACGTAGTTAGCGCTAGCTAGTTATCTAACCATATCGGCTGCAGTGTTTTCCAGCGTTTGAGATTCAGATTAGCACAGGATGCCACCGGATTTCTCCTAGCAGTTGCCGAGGTAACCGCCACCCGTTTGTTTAATAACTAGCGTAGGATTCTCACGATGCTAAGTGAATGGAGAGCGcttcaaaaaaatctttcatagTTTAGTAAACAGATAAATTgtagaacaaacaaaaaaatagaaactatttagtAGGTATATAGAgggtttgttgtttgttgtgtcTGTCTTAATATTGGATACATccagaataaatgaataagtagTAAAGATCCTGTAGAAAAATGGTGGCTTCTGCCTTTGTAAacaaactaataataatgacacttttaaaatttttttgctcATGTTGTTTACTGCTTTGAAGTTATTGTGTTGCTGTGCATTGATGAATATCACCTATCATCATGATTCCACAGCCTGATAGATCTGTGCATCGATGGTGCTGTTGGctcactgtgctgttgcagtctctttatttaatctttatttaatcagtgTGGTCACATTGACATCTCATTTTACCGCTGAGCCCTGGagcatgcatgtctttgggctgtcTTTTGAACAGCAGTGCTCACCCCATTTGTGCTTCTGTTCTTACTTGAAGT
This window encodes:
- the zgc:158376 gene encoding F-box/LRR-repeat protein 19 isoform X2, with the protein product MSGSKALGGARRRRTRCRRCQACMRTECGECHFCKDMKKFGGPGRMKQSCLLRQCTAPVLPHTAVCLSCGEAGKEDTVDSEEEKFSLSLMECTICNEIIHPGCLKMGKAEGIINDEIPNCWECPKCHKEGKTSKDQADGSGKRRMDNGEVGRWKLTDDPPPNKKKTVSSEDGGRQDGHKRKKEKELPQDSGPKKKKQKMNSSDTGGFNSSSGSGQGSGGAGGAPSQTSAPAASQPADQRSHQREKLERFKRMCQLLERVQESSSSSSSSSESDSASDSHSSSEACGSSEPASPVPYGGRGGGAAAAATAAASARERNRERYRRLAELGFSASDDSDGDGGGGEEEDGEGGAERPGRRGDAQSRGRKGPAAEEAEDKEEERGRKPPLSPPPSPLSSTQPSPSSTHTPLILQDGGGGSGKHSNGSETRNGRTRAGGRDPAGPEKNMVGGSNHRRSKGGSRGSKLHGGRQAQQRSSTNGGGGGGGLGPAANSTTNSTTESPTGAASSPHPSRLGPRSQVLKRSPPAVPSPPRPVQMERHLVRPPPACPEPHCLPLDCGKAHVMPRDVWLRVFQHLSQRELCVCMRVCRTWSRWCCDKRLWTQIDLSGQRSITPPMLSGIIRRQPISLDLGCTNISKKQLMWLINRLQGLQELNVSGCPWSCVSALCQATCPCLRLLDLSRVEDLKDSNLRELLAPPADARAGHSENRGRFQNVTELRLAGLEVTDGSSRLLVRYLPHLAKLDLSQCCNVTDQTVQTLTSPISPLRDSLTHINLAGCVKVTEQSLPLLRRCSSLQCVDLRSCCLVAPEACQLLPFSCPEDRLLLKNS
- the zgc:158376 gene encoding F-box/LRR-repeat protein 19 isoform X1 translates to MSGSKALGGARRRRTRCRRCQACMRTECGECHFCKDMKKFGGPGRMKQSCLLRQCTAPVLPHTAVCLSCGEAGKEDTVDSEEEKFSLSLMECTICNEIIHPGCLKMGKAEGIINDEIPNCWECPKCHKEGKTSKDQADGSGKRRMDNGEVGRWKLTDDPPPNKKKTVSSEDGGRQDGHKRKKEKELPQDSGPKKKMKGGKEKHLKKKQKMNSSDTGGFNSSSGSGQGSGGAGGAPSQTSAPAASQPADQRSHQREKLERFKRMCQLLERVQESSSSSSSSSESDSASDSHSSSEACGSSEPASPVPYGGRGGGAAAAATAAASARERNRERYRRLAELGFSASDDSDGDGGGGEEEDGEGGAERPGRRGDAQSRGRKGPAAEEAEDKEEERGRKPPLSPPPSPLSSTQPSPSSTHTPLILQDGGGGSGKHSNGSETRNGRTRAGGRDPAGPEKNMVGGSNHRRSKGGSRGSKLHGGRQAQQRSSTNGGGGGGGLGPAANSTTNSTTESPTGAASSPHPSRLGPRSQVLKRSPPAVPSPPRPVQMERHLVRPPPACPEPHCLPLDCGKAHVMPRDVWLRVFQHLSQRELCVCMRVCRTWSRWCCDKRLWTQIDLSGQRSITPPMLSGIIRRQPISLDLGCTNISKKQLMWLINRLQGLQELNVSGCPWSCVSALCQATCPCLRLLDLSRVEDLKDSNLRELLAPPADARAGHSENRGRFQNVTELRLAGLEVTDGSSRLLVRYLPHLAKLDLSQCCNVTDQTVQTLTSPISPLRDSLTHINLAGCVKVTEQSLPLLRRCSSLQCVDLRSCCLVAPEACQLLPFSCPEDRLLLKNS